From Lucilia cuprina isolate Lc7/37 chromosome 4, ASM2204524v1, whole genome shotgun sequence:
ttgtgatttttgtaatgaaaattttcattatactacatacatacttatatatttttataatttttaagtaattttttaactaagttcctttttttttctttggtttctATTTTTCTCTCCCCATCATCCTGAAAACCTATTTTCATCTATAAAGGACCAAAATTTAATGCGCAATAAAATACAtcaatataaaagaaaagagAGAAAAGCAGCAGTAAGAAAAGGCGATAAATTGGAGAATCATCGTTCTAACAATAGTTAACGCCAGTGACGACAAAGAGAAGTAGAAGAAGATAACGACGATAAAGCGTTAGCTAaggataaatacaaaaaaagtttaaacaaatcaacagactgattaaatttataataataaaagataatataataatttatatataaaaagcaaaaatatatagaaaagtatataataaacaaatcttatatataatattgtaaataagaAGAAGCAAAAAGTCGGAAGTCGACGTAGAAGAGAAGAAGGAATTAAGGAAGTGTGGCGAGAACTTGAAGGATACATACGACGACGACGTAGGAGAAGAAAGAAAAGAAGCAGGACTCgcagaagagaaaaaaacaaaacaaaaaacatttatttaaataagcgTTGATTTTATTGTGtgtgatatttaaatattaagcattaatttaaaaaactaaaaaacaaacaaaaaatccaaacaaaattttgaaaagaacaattaaataataataataatcagacaaagattacaaaaataataaaataaaacaaataaacataaacgtATAAAAATTACTCAAGAACCAAAtcggaaaacaataaaaattgtacTATGACATACTCGCACAATAGCGTTAGTAAAAATCTGAAAatgacaacagcagcagcaaccgCGGCGGCGGCGGCATCAATACGTTCAAAAAATGGAGCAGGAGGAGCCGTTAAAACCAGCGGAGGCAGCGGCGGCGGTAATTCACCACCATCAACACCACCCCTTAGTGCACATTCCAACAGTATTGCTAGCAACAGTACaaattatcatcatcattatcatcaacatCACCAGCCGATGCTGAGTAGTTCTCCTCCCGGCAGCAACATGTCTTCGGCCATATCAACCAGCTCAAATTGCAGCAGCTCCTCCAGTGTATCATCCGTTGGTTCCAACAGCAATGGTAGCAGCAGTGGCTATTTCGCCTCAATGCGCAAGCAACAAcgccaacagcagcagcagagACGCTCGCCCCAACAGCAGCATAACGATAGTGGCAGCTATTTTAACAACAACCAGAGCTATCATTACCAATCGCAACAACAACAGCCGGGCAGTGGAGGCAAACGTTATTCCGGCAGTGGCGGCAGTTCGCAAAAGTATCGCGATGGGCAGCGATCACCTCAGAACCATCAACGTCAGTCGCCCGCCTCAATTTTGGGTGGAGGCCTAAGTATATCACCCACTATATCAAGCAGCAGTGGAGGTAACAACTCGGCTCGCAAGCCACGCTCCAAGCACTCTAGCCCATTGCTGTGTATTGGTGGCGGTGGTAAGATCTCACCTACCCATCCTCTCATTCCCACCGCCCTCACTCACTTTGCCGGCAGCAAGTGTTTCGATGCCCCAGCACCCACTGCTTTGCCCAAACCACCTGAACATTGGACTGGTAGTAAGAGCGCCGAGAAGGCGGTCGCCAGCAGTGCTGGCCCCGGCCTCCAGAGTGTTTTAAATGCCGCCTCTGCCAGAACTCCCAATCACACTCATCATGCCCATCATCATCTACAACACCATAACCATGGCTATGCTCATGATTCTCACAGTTATGGCGGCCATGTGGTCAAGTCCTCGAAGCGAAATCTGCTCGATGATTTTGATACGCACAATTTGAAATTGTTGCTAAATGTGCAATCGTAACCgcattgttaatattttaactcaattaaaataaaaataaagtataaacgccaataaaacttaaagaaacaataacaacaacagtaacagcAACCGCAAAcaatgttttaacttttttaacagcaacaacaacaaaatccgtcaataattacaacaaaatatatgtatacatattaaaacaaaaacaaacaataatccAAAATCATCACTCTATGCCCAGCAGCAGCCGCAGCAGAGTTGCTAAGGACTAATTAATAAATcccaaatgaaaaaataatagaatttattccatctgatgaatggatggatggatgatgGTGGGCAACACTCTACTCTGGTATGTCTGACTGTCTGTCTGAAAGGCAAGTGCTTGTGATCTCAAGTTTATTACAAagcaactaaaaataaaaatatattttaactttaaaataaacaaaaacaaatgcaaaataCACTAAATcatcatataattttaaattaaacaaacaacaaacatacaaaaacaacaaaaataaaatgccaaaaaaatgcaaaattcaTAATCatcaatttataataaacaacaaaaacaaacaaactctaAAACAACTGTgactttatataaattattaataattttatttaatttaatttgaaaccaaaaaaatcaaagaaagaaaaatctttaaaatctacaatataacaaaaagtgctagacaaaaacaataaacattagtttggaaatagtttaaaaaacaaaagaaaattaataatgaacaaatctcaaaaaaaaaaacaaattcaacaaatttccctcaacaacaataaattattacttaatttgatttcaaaaagtgatatttaaaatagacttttaaagacaaaatttaaatttaaaataaaatgataagaaacactcaataataaaaaccaaaaaaaacttaaatgacaGTAACAACTATTTCAGTAaaaagtataaagaaaaaacattttaaaaaagcccaccaaataaaatacttttgcaaaataacaagaaaaagctaaattataatgcaataagaagaagacattttctaaaaccaaaagactcaaattaaaaaaaaaaaacaaatataacaacaaaaaggcTTTTTCGGCAACACAAACAGAAAAGGAAGATACaactacaaaatattattactcTTGCCTTCCTCTTGCGAGACAACAActctacataaaaatataacaacaacaacaacatggaGTAAAAAGTTCAACCAACAAAGCCTTAAAATCTTACAACAACAGACAGCTTTTCAACATCTGTAGCCTTAACTACAAAAACagaatagcaacaacaacaaaaaacaacaggAAAAGGACATTAGCAGGATCTTCAGCAGCAtaattcaacttaaaaaaatacttaaattataattaaaatgaaaacaaacatattttattttcgtttaagaTAAGTAAGCCTTATTATTGATTGACCAGCCACGACCCACCCCTTTCCAACACCCCCCCACTCCCCTTTTACAGAAATGTATTGATTTAATGTGTATAAAAGATTTGAGATTTgtataacaacaactaaaacaaaaagaagaagacataACAGAGATAAAAAAGCCAAAACATTACTattagttttgtaaatattattttgttttttgcttttttatgctttaatcaacaacaaattttcCCTTTAaactagaattttttttatttttttgtaattatttttttttttctttttaatttgttttcttttctgtttGCAATATCATCAACAATTTTGTGTAGCAATTATCAACAttacaaatttagttttacttatttatttttatgtatattattttttttctttttaactttcCCCCTCTTACTCTCTCATAAAAATCTTTTCTAAAGGCTTTTGTATACGAAAGAGAGTTTACTAAAAGAGAAAAtgataagaaaaaacaaaaacaaaaaacgaatgACAGTGAGTGATTAAAAGGGAACTTTATGACAAATTAAACTGTGATCAGTGatggcaattttaattttaaatataatgcctataaataataaacaaaaaataataataataattgggTCAATGATTTTGTTAAGAGTTATTTatgaattgtaaaatattttttctttgtttttacaaaaactcaagtttttttttttgtatatttttgagaTAACTTTAAGAATTCATTTTATCACaagaaaaattagcaaaatatattttatttcaaattttgttttgaataaatttatttttcatttaatttaatttcatctaAAACACTTTCATGTAAACATTGGCCCTTTTTTacagattttgaaaattatcataaaatttaaataaaattttattaaaactaaacaaaaatatttgtttttcaagtgtAAACAAGTAgacattttaaaagttaatctttaaattatttacctGTTAGATAATTAAGCttgaaatgaatttattttgtttaatcaaaACAAGTCTTGCATTCATCATCATAAGTATTCAAATTGGCagaatgtttaaacaaaaagttgtcATTGTTGTCTGTGATATTTACTacaatttattttgtcataatttaaagctttagttttaaagaaaaactctttttttataaaaagaaaagttctTTTAACAATATCTTCcctttaattaagttttaagaataattttctattcttCTCTCTGCCTCTACCTCTCTCGTTTATTTAAGCCTTTggcatttgtttaaaatttaaacttttttattttttacctaatatctctctctctatctctaaatatatataataattatatatatatttttgtaaatgtaaatttatattatataaaacagCTTGTAAAACTTGAGCCtttttattgttgaaattttcaaaaattttttcaatattttcgaaAGGCTGCAAGTTAAGTGATTTTAATGATAAATTAAGCTATtcagaaatgtttttaaaacatatgtgTGATGATTATTaacttttgtaattaatttgaaaaaggaaaaaatatagttttattttattattattattttttttttttttttgtaaaaatttataattattaactaAATCACTGCGCTTAAGAAGAAGAACAAGtccaaaacaaattttataatatttacttaaattgcTTGGATTTATttggatttttaaagaaatttataattgcaaAGTAGGAAGTATATTAAGTTAGCAGCAGTTTTAATATGAGagatttataaaaagaatttcctCCCCCCCTAGTTGATGAAATTGTTATAAGATctcttaaacaaacatttaactataatttcttttacatttaaaaaaattaaagctttttttatagtgttaagtaattttattaagaattttctttttcttctaaaaaaaaaaaattcattttttgttttttattattttctgtttaagggatttattatttattcttctttctttttttccatttttcttcCAAAAACCCCGCCCAagtctctttttttatatatatatactactactactaacTATTATAATATACGATgatgtatagaaaaataattatctgATCTAATCTGTATATTAGACatgtattactttttatttgattctcgtagtgtatttttacaaccaaatctaaagaaaacatttacaaaacttAAACCCAGTACCTTGTTTTTTGTTagcatttaatattataaattatttaataaacataaatacataatgaaaagaaatacaaaaaaaaacacaaaaaatataaactttaaaacaaatgtaattagatattttttgtatttaaaatctaaatataataaaattaaatttaaataaaaaaaattgaaaaacaactgCAAATACAACGTAAAACTCTATTGATGAAAAAGTCAtgtctattttaatttaataaaaaaaatcaaacaaacaacaataacaacgatattaaaaattaaataaatgaaaactgctaatgttttataaaaaataaaagattttaaggttaacactttatatttttatgtctattaaaaacataaagaacAAACACGtccttttatatacaaaaattttgttagaaaaaaaaaaacactaaacaattaaaaacaagttgaaaaaaagccaaaaattaaaaactgcacttcattttgtacaaattattagatttttctttaaaattaaattattttttttttaaactaagtgttaataattttatctagttttctttttgttaaaacttttttaaagtttttctttactttgaaatgaaaacaactttaaatgaattaaatgaaattattaaaacgtGATATTTGTATGCAATCTTAAGTTTaaactgaaaaacaaaacaaaaaaatggaagaGCAGTGCTCTTcctcttacatacatacattttaacataaatacaaagaattttgcattttacttttattaaattaaaaaaaaaaatcaaacaaacaaaaacacaacaaatttttattactattccTAACTTTTTAtgcttttgtttacttttatttttatttgtatttctttgcTTTCATATCATTATAACGTAAATAGTCTATTTTTAAGCCATAAGCTTTTAAAAGGATTTTATGTTTcagctaaaaatttaaaaaaaactgtttttaaaattctacaaaattattgaaaaaactaaaaaaaaaaaaattataacttatACTAAATTTTTACTCTTAAACaccaaaaagtacaaaattctattaaaaaagaaatgtttttttattaagagaaaaaatattgtaaaaaaaaaacacaaaagttaAACATAAAATCAGTTGAAAAGTTTAGCGGCTTTAATTATGtaaatctataaattttgttggaatgcaataaattttttacttttaatttaaaaattttatttaaaacaaaaactaaaaaaataaaacccccCACTACAACACACagcctttaagaaaaaaatcttttatttttattatttttttattttataaacaattgaaaaaaataatgtgaaaCAAGCTTTAACAAAGActtaaatacacacacacacatttataatattattatgattattatttttattttattattttttttataactaccaagttttaaaaccacaaaacaaaaacctttaaaaaaaagtatactgcttcaaaaaaacaaaaaaaaaagaaacgaaaattaaaactaaaacatacaaaacatctttgtgttatatttatataagaaaaaaaaacaacaagaaaccattttaattaaataaatttttaaaataaatttctaaatttgtgtaaaaaaagaattaattgaaAGAAAACTAACTAAACTCTAAGagtttgattaaattttaaacaaaattcttaaaaaaaacccaaaaatatattttaaaaatttatttatttaaaagcaaaaagagtgtattcaatgaaaaaaaaaacagagaaaaTAAACAAGAACATCAAAAATATGCtcgaatattaatttaaaaacaaaaaactgtttttattttaatttttttaaataaacacagtACTTccaaacaaaaatctaaaaaataaaacaaaaaactgaaataaaccaaaaaaccaaaataaaaaaaaataacaatgaaaaccaaattaaagacagacgaacagacagacagacagataaatggtaaacattttttcaattgacatcctaaagaaagagaaaaaaacgagggaaatatgtaacatatttgtttgtttgtttgcttcttAAACTTTTGCATTTAAATCTTAGTTTCTTAGACAATgagtgaatttttatttttattttggttttttagtttttttttttgtttttttcctttttttgtttaatatttaaaaaaattaaaattaaaaatgcaattatgTGTGATAAATACatgagttttaaaacaaaaaaccatttaataaaacaaaaacttattcttgataaaaattcaaaaaaacaaaaacaacttttctttactttttacttaaaaaaacaaaaattgttaaaattatttaaaaaatctttaacaatatgaagaaacttaacaaaatttaagaaaaatcaaagaaatctaaataaatatcaagaagtaaatatagaaaaaaatatcaatattatttgaaaaacaataaaaactaaatgaaaaaaaaatctttttatttttttgtaacgaAACAACTATTTGGAAAAACGATTATTTACAAAACggaatatgaaaaacaaaaaaaaaactgtaaaaaaaaccCATTTCTTTGTAGGCACCATTTTTGTGGCcacaaagaaataaacaaaaaaattgtaaaaattttatttaaaaacatttatttttatttctttaaaacagcCAAAAAGTcaagcatttttttttaaatattttatttttaaacatttaaaccactaaaaaaacattttaaattctttaagagtttaaaaatgatttttttaatgtcatgttaaaaaaataaactatttaagaaattgtttaaaactttttttttttctattaaaattacaaaaaattgttattagcctcaaaattattagaattattattattataatgatgaatgaatgaatgtatatgtatttaaatatgtatattttataaaaaaaacccacaaaattgtttattattttaattcgaATGCTACAACTGCAAATCAAACaacagtaataaataaaattttttgtttaaataatagcctggaaaagaaaaacaaaactacaacaacaacaactttgaaatatttaaaaataaatgattgtAGTGCAAATCTTTTGTAAAGGTTTGTGCTCAatttaaccaaaaaacaaacaaaaaaaccttgtctttttattttattatatattatatatacgaACAtacctatctacctacctacctacctacctacctattagctgcatacatacatacgtacaataaatattttgtatatgaatagattttgttttctttctttttttagttgcttagctgctttttattttaatgttgttgcttttcttttaatttttgagaaattttgtttttggttagtgttttctttttaattgagaaattttcgatacacttaaagaaatcgATGTTGGATAGGTCTTTGTCGAGTTATacagcttttttaatttttactctaTCGTGAtcgagaaaaattttaaatttaaagatgaAGTTTACAGCATTTTTTTCCTCCATTCAAGCTGAAATTGAAATCCAGcagatttttgtataaaaataagttagtttttataatattttgagaTATTTTCCTCTGTGTAAGTGGTAAATGTTCCAGTTTGTTAGAATGGAGGCCGTGGGTTTGATTCCCACCGGAGACACTAGTAaaggatttttaaatttgatgtaACTTAAAAAAGTTAGGTATAGGTTAAGAAGAGTTATATGCACCATAAGGAGGTCACTCGGAAACCTTAACTTCCATTGGAATTCAATTCATTGAATGTAAATCGATGTAGTGATacaaaatactgaaaaaaaaaacaaaactaacataAGGAAAATGGAAAGAGGAATAAAGACAAATCAATTCCTAACGTGCTTTCTATCTGGAAGTTTAACTAAATCGATTCATTACAGAAAGAAAGTTCTGAGAGAATTCCTCTGACAGTGTTATAT
This genomic window contains:
- the LOC111690248 gene encoding MOB kinase activator-like 2 — protein: MTYSHNSVSKNLKMTTAAATAAAAASIRSKNGAGGAVKTSGGSGGGNSPPSTPPLSAHSNSIASNSTNYHHHYHQHHQPMLSSSPPGSNMSSAISTSSNCSSSSSVSSVGSNSNGSSSGYFASMRKQQRQQQQQRRSPQQQHNDSGSYFNNNQSYHYQSQQQQPGSGGKRYSGSGGSSQKYRDGQRSPQNHQRQSPASILGGGLSISPTISSSSGGNNSARKPRSKHSSPLLCIGGGGKISPTHPLIPTALTHFAGSKCFDAPAPTALPKPPEHWTGSKSAEKAVASSAGPGLQSVLNAASARTPNHTHHAHHHLQHHNHGYAHDSHSYGGHVVKSSKRNLLDDFDTHNLKLLLNVQS